A section of the Osmia lignaria lignaria isolate PbOS001 chromosome 3, iyOsmLign1, whole genome shotgun sequence genome encodes:
- the l(2)10685 gene encoding 5-methylcytosine rRNA methyltransferase l(2)10685, protein MFKKMVLLVDKIKLRQLLKIPVRYKNPDHHWSVLKKKKSHTDKALKHFDEFYSTVYGNNWEHIRAALLNERHKYVAVVNNFSDTDIIRSELELLGAVHLKSLYEVHKENTERYKIIKKSQNLNESDNFNESVSDLVTKAHLAKLESVYPEDHPHLHELLKSEDTKSDTKDSGPQEIKLHSIEQELNDVQIDHSRIIDSNVNLSLLQEYVPATKIKGLDDWVLESDQFKFYTQAQDFKIEVVKESTISFPEHLHVYTFEGGNFTKFPHPPLGPTGVRDYYLFDGASILPVLALDIQPGDVVLDMCAAPGGKALAIIQTLYPRLIVANDNKRARVKRIEEAIAQFLSDMAESQKMVVVTERDGRIIDEKNVYNKILVDVPCTTDRHSLHSNDNNIFKPSRIKERLQLPQIQTDILTNALKLVTVGGTVVYSTCTLSPIQNDGVVQVALKKAWEEAGCVMVVKDMSEPLLPFQCVYNFGKIDLKYGHIVVPSLNNNWGPMYFCKMVKVR, encoded by the exons ATGTTTAAAAAAATGGTGCTGCTAGttgacaaaataaaattaagacAGTTGTTAAAAATTCCCGTTCGATATAAAAATCCAGACCACCACTGG tctgtacttaaaaagaagaaatcacaCACCGATAAAGCGTTAAAACATTTCGATGAATTCTATAGTACTGTTTATGGAAATAATTGGGAACACATACGTGCTGCATTGTTGAATGAAAGGCATAAATACGTAGCTGTTGTAAATAATTTCAGTGATACGGATATAATACGATCTGAGTTGGAG TTACTTGGTGCAGTACACTTAAAATCTCTGTATGAAGTTCATAAAGAAAATACTGAGcgctataaaattattaaaaaatcgcAAAACTTGAATGAATCTGACAATTTCAATGAATCAGTGAGCGATTTAGTAACTAAAGCTCATTTAGCAAAACTTGAATCAGTTTATCCTGAGGATCATCCGCATTTACATGAACTGTTAAAATCAGAAGATACAAAATCTGATACAAAAGACAGTGGACCACAGGAAATAAAATTGCATTCTATAGAGCAAGAATTAAATGATGTTCAGATTGATCACAGTCGTATTATTGATTCAAATGTAAATTTGTCTCTACTCCAAGAATATGTTCCTGCAACAAAAATAAAGG GTTTGGATGACTGGGTTCTGGAATCAGATCAGTTCAAATTTTACACCCAAGCTCAGGATTTCAAAATAGAAGTGGTCAAAGAATCTACCATATCATTTCCAGAACATTTACATGTATATACTTTTGAAGGAGGAAACTTCACCAAATTTCCGCATCCTCCCTTAGGACCTACTGGTGTGCGAG atTACTATTTATTCGATGGTGCATCTATACTTCCCGTACTAGCTCTAGATATACAGCCAGGCGATGTTGTACTCGATATGTGCGCTGCACCTGGTGGAAAAGCCTTAGCTATTATCCAGACACTCTACCCTCGTCTAATAGTCGCTAATGACAATAAGCGCGCTAGAGTAAAAAGGATAGAAGAAGCTATAGCGCAATTTCTTTCAGATATGGCTGAATCTCAAAAAATGGTAGTTGTAACAGAAAGGGATGGTAGAATTatcgatgaaaagaatgtatatAATAAG ATTTTAGTTGATGTGCCGTGCACAACGGACAGGCATTCTTTGCATTCTAATGACAACAATATTTTTAAACCATCAAGAATAAAAGAGAGATTACAGCTACCGCAGATTCAGACTGACATATTAAC aaatgcATTGAAATTGGTGACAGTAGGAGGTACAGTTGTGTATTCAACGTGTACTCTTAGCCCTATACAAAATGATGGCGTCGTACAAGTTGCATTGAAAAAAGCGTGGGAAGAGGCTGGATGTGTTATGGTCGTAAA GGATATGTCCGAGCCGTTGTTACCGTTTCAGTGTGTATATAATTTCGGTAAAATCGATTTAAAATATGGCCATATTGTTGTTCCCAGTTTAAACAATAATTGGGGTCCGatgtatttttgtaaaatggtaaaagtacggtaa
- the MFS3 gene encoding major facilitator superfamily transporter 3 — translation MTGKSNYKETGGIVFPIRYLMAIMGSIGLAIIYGFKVNVSVAIVAMVNHTAVKLSSTLHQLESNDTNTIINSMEECHHDDNSSNVTKIVDEDGPFIWNEPLQGLILSSYFWGYMASLLPGGRMAELLSAKWVMNGSVLLNVIASILSPVAAQLHYSLFIVMRVIQGIGGGVTFPAMHVMIAKWAPPNERSVLASIVYAGTALGTVISILLTGILAANFEWKWIFYIEGLLCLIWCTAWWIMIADTPEEQTRFISQEEKDYILESQGHHGHNGEHNEKLPVPWGQVLRSKPFMAILIAHFCSNFGWYMLLIELPTFMNQILKFDMSSNAGLSSMPFLCMWFFTMILSKSLAIMQDKGLITVTGSRKIATLLSSVIPMICLIGVSYVGCNRTLAVVLMTIGVTCIGGMYSGFLANHIDIAPNFAGTLVAITNCVATIPGFVVPIFVGKLTHGNQTIGAWRIIFFVTVGLYIIEIIVYTIFGSGEEQPWNKTKLTDEEASDQTLPLKEDIKK, via the exons ATGACTGGGAAGAGTAATTATAAGG AAACAGGAGGGATAGTCTTTCCGATACGATACCTAATGGCAATCATGGGTTCTATCGGACTTGCTATCATTTATGGATTCAAAGTCAACGTAAGCGTGGCAATCGTTGCGATGGTGAATCATACTGCTGTTAAATTATCATCCACATTGCACCAGCTGGAATCGAACGATACAAATACAATTATCAATTCAATGGAAGAATGTCATCACGATGATAATTCTTCCAACGTGACGAAAATCGTTGACGAG gaTGGCCCTTTTATATGGAACGAACCTTTGCAAGGTCTTATCTTATCTTCGTACTTTTGGGGGTACATGGCATCCTTGCTTCCGGGTGGAAGAATGGCCGAATTGTTATCTGCAAAATGGGTGATGAATGGATCTGTACTCCTTAACGTAATAGCATCTATTTTATCACCTGTTGCGGCCCAACTACATTATTCTCTTTTCATCGTGATGAGAGTTATTCAAGGAATCGGTGGA GGGGTAACATTTCCTGCGATGCACGTTATGATTGCTAAATGGGCACCGCCTAATGAAAGAAGTGTACTTGCTTCCATTGTTTATGCAG GAACTGCACTTGGTACCGTGATTTCCATCCTTCTAACGGGTATACTAGCTGCGAATTTcgaatggaaatggatattttacaTCGAAGGATTACTCTGCTTGATCTGGTGTACAGCTTGGTGGATAATGATCGCGGATACTCCTGAAGAACAGACCAGATTTATTAGCCAAGAAGAGAAGGATTACATTCTTGAATCCCAAGGTCACCATGGACATAACGGCGAACACAATGAG AAATTACCAGTCCCATGGGGTCAGGTATTGAGATCTAAACCATTCATGGCAATTTTGATCGCCCATTTCTGCAGTAATTTTGGGTGGTACATGTTGCTTATAGAATTGCCTACCTTCATGAATCAGATATTGAAATTTGACATGAGCTCg AATGCTGGCCTCTCTTCCATGCCATTCTTATGCATGTGGTTCTTCACTATGATTCTAAGCAAGTCGTTAGCCATTATGCAGGATAAAGGGTTGATCACGGTAACAGGTTCTCGAAAAATTGCAACGCTACTCT CATCTGTGATCCCTATGATATGCTTAATAGGAGTATCATATGTTGGATGCAATAGAACACTAGCTGTTGTACTAATGACCATTGGAGTAACTTGCATCGGTGGAATGTATAGCGGTTTCTTGGCTAATCACATCGATATTGCCCCAAATTTTGCAGGAACTCTCGTTGCTATTACAAACTGTGTTGCCACTATACCTGGATTTGTAGTGCCGATATTTGTGGGAAAACTGACACATGGAAAC cAAACTATAGGAGCATGGAGAATCATATTTTTCGTAACTGTTGGTTTAtacattattgaaataatagtTTACACTATTTTCGGAAGCGGAGAAGAACAACCCTGGAATAAAACTAAACTAACCGATGAAGAAGCAAGCGATCAGACGTTACCGCTAAAAGAGGacattaaaaaataa
- the LOC117608043 gene encoding sperm flagellar protein 1, whose translation MSVESESSDKLGEIYTWIEQITFSKPKKNLARDFSDGVFMAELLKRYYPKYVDIHNYIPGNSVAKKIDNWCTLNRKVFSKLDMKLGKDLIKQLANSQPGVIEKVLIDLRAKILKDCNADRNSLYSEFDETAKNDEVKSVLNPEEIANKTVPRHVFVRLKQELEDKNEVINSLHQKLSHLQSLIKLKDQRISDLTSQIIKSSDYNSSSANISVTNSKYRNKV comes from the exons ATGAGCGTGGAATCAGAATCATCTGATAAACTGGGAGAGATCTATACTTGGATCGAACAAATAACATTCTCCAAGCCGAAGAAAAATTTGGCTCGAGATTTTTCTGACGGTG tttTCATGGCAGAATTGTTAAAACGATATTATCCGAAATATGTGGACATACATAATTATATCCCTGGGAATAGTGTTGCAAAGAAAATAGATAATTGGTGTACATTAAATCGCAAGGTATTTTCGAAACTTGATATGAAATTAGGAAAGGATTTAATTAAACAGTTGGCTAATTCGCAACCTGGAGTGATCGAAAAGGTCTTGATCGACTTGCGGGCTAAAATTCTGAAGGACTGCAACGCTGATAGGAACTCTTTGTATTCTGAATTCGACGAAACCGCGAAGAATG ACGAAGTTAAGTCGGTGCTCAATCCGGAGGAAATAGCAAATAAAACAGTACCTCGCCATGTATTTGTCCGACTTAAACAAGAACTAGAAGATAAAAATGAAGTTATTAATTCACTTCATCAGAAACTCTCTCATCTACAGTCTCTGATAAAGCTCAAAGATCAACGGATTTCCGATCTTACGTCGCAGATAATAAAATCCAGCGACTATAATTCGTCATCCGCAAATATAAGCGTTACAAATTCCAAGTATCGAAACAAAGTGTAA
- the LSm3 gene encoding U6 snRNA-associated Sm-like protein LSm3 isoform X2 — translation MKVPAINVKEPLDLIRLSLDERIYVKMRNERELRGRLHAYDQHLNMVLGEAEETVTTVEIDEETYEEVYRTTKRNISMLFVRGDGVILVSPPSMRAPI, via the exons ATGAAA GTGCCAGCAATAAATGTTAAGGAACCATTGGATCTTATAAGATTAAGTCTCGATGAAAGAATATATGTTAAAATGAGAAATGAACGAGAATTACGAGGCAGATTacat GCTTATGATCAGCACTTAAATATGGTATTAGGGGAAGCAGAAGAGACTGTAACTACAGTAGAAATAGATGAAGAAACATATGAAGAAGTTTACCGTACTACCAAGAGAAATATTTCTATGCTCTTTGTTCGTGGTGATGGAGTGATTTTAGTCTCTCCACCTAGTATGAGAGCACCAATATAA
- the LSm3 gene encoding U6 snRNA-associated Sm-like protein LSm3 isoform X1 yields the protein MGDESEQVPAINVKEPLDLIRLSLDERIYVKMRNERELRGRLHAYDQHLNMVLGEAEETVTTVEIDEETYEEVYRTTKRNISMLFVRGDGVILVSPPSMRAPI from the exons ATGGGTGATGAAAGTGAGcag GTGCCAGCAATAAATGTTAAGGAACCATTGGATCTTATAAGATTAAGTCTCGATGAAAGAATATATGTTAAAATGAGAAATGAACGAGAATTACGAGGCAGATTacat GCTTATGATCAGCACTTAAATATGGTATTAGGGGAAGCAGAAGAGACTGTAACTACAGTAGAAATAGATGAAGAAACATATGAAGAAGTTTACCGTACTACCAAGAGAAATATTTCTATGCTCTTTGTTCGTGGTGATGGAGTGATTTTAGTCTCTCCACCTAGTATGAGAGCACCAATATAA